One bacterium genomic region harbors:
- the dnaA gene encoding chromosomal replication initiator protein DnaA — MTPDAEKLWLKILEGVKTQVPLQIYTTWFEPTVGESISQNTLWVKVPNRFFVDWIEEHYHSMIYDILKVEDDKIKIRYKLVEQTKETSSTKIYDTDASHLQTRYTFSNFITGASNKFAQAAAMAVASAPGKQYNPLFLYGNVGLGKTHLLQAIGNYIKEHTADAKVYYIECESFMNEMVDAIQNNRIMQFKNKYRKKDVLLIDDIQFLEGKEGLQEEIFHTFNFLYDAGKQIALSSDRPPQGLANLEERLVSRFQGGLVCDIQSPNIEMRVAILKKKIATSKSKVPDEVINYIAEQFSSNIRELEGALVKILALSTFTNETINLNTTKELLKDMVTVKKIITIDVIKKVVASYYNISLASLKSNRRMQSIVKPRNIAIYLAREYTHLSLVDIGEAFGGKNHATILHSYNQIVKLLNKEEEKKELSNILKLLTTD; from the coding sequence ATGACGCCTGACGCAGAAAAATTGTGGTTAAAAATTCTTGAGGGGGTAAAAACTCAAGTTCCTCTTCAAATATACACAACATGGTTTGAACCTACGGTGGGCGAATCTATTTCTCAAAATACACTCTGGGTAAAAGTCCCGAATCGGTTCTTTGTAGATTGGATAGAAGAACATTACCATTCTATGATCTACGATATCCTTAAGGTCGAGGACGATAAGATAAAGATAAGATACAAACTTGTAGAGCAAACAAAAGAAACTTCTTCTACGAAAATTTATGATACAGATGCGTCTCATTTGCAAACCCGTTATACGTTTAGTAATTTTATTACCGGGGCAAGCAATAAGTTTGCGCAGGCGGCAGCGATGGCAGTCGCGTCTGCTCCCGGGAAACAATATAATCCTTTGTTCCTTTATGGAAATGTAGGGTTAGGAAAAACTCATTTGCTCCAGGCAATAGGAAATTACATAAAAGAACATACTGCCGATGCTAAAGTTTATTATATAGAATGTGAAAGTTTTATGAACGAGATGGTTGATGCGATTCAAAATAATCGTATAATGCAATTTAAAAATAAGTATAGGAAAAAGGATGTTTTGCTTATAGACGATATACAATTTTTGGAAGGGAAAGAAGGGCTACAGGAAGAAATATTCCATACGTTTAATTTTCTATATGATGCCGGAAAACAAATTGCATTATCTTCGGATAGACCTCCTCAAGGTCTGGCAAATTTAGAAGAACGACTTGTGTCGAGATTCCAGGGAGGGCTTGTTTGTGATATCCAGTCTCCTAATATTGAAATGAGAGTTGCAATCTTAAAAAAGAAAATAGCTACATCTAAGTCTAAAGTTCCGGACGAAGTAATAAATTATATTGCGGAACAATTCTCTTCTAATATTCGGGAGTTGGAAGGGGCTCTTGTAAAAATACTTGCATTATCTACTTTTACAAACGAGACAATAAATCTTAATACTACAAAAGAACTTTTAAAGGATATGGTTACAGTTAAGAAAATAATAACTATAGATGTAATTAAAAAGGTAGTGGCAAGTTATTATAATATTTCACTTGCGAGTTTAAAAAGTAACCGCAGGATGCAGTCAATCGTAAAACCACGAAATATCGCCATTTATTTAGCGAGAGAATACACTCATCTTTCTTTAGTAGATATAGGGGAAGCTTTTGGCGGGAAAAACCATGCTACTATACTACATTCTTATAACCAAATAGTTAAACTTTTAAATAAAGAAGAAGAGAAGAAAGAACTTAGTAACATTTTAAAGTTACTAACTACTGATTAA
- a CDS encoding DUF502 domain-containing protein yields the protein MRKNLIAGAIALLPIGLTIFVFWFLIDKFGGIFSNCFKLIPGVCTLHPFIHSFMGFLAFVIVVWIIGAIATSYIGHRFFVLWESIMIKVPFIRPIYAAGRQLSDALSIDKAKSAFKSVVIVEFPRKGVYSMGFLTNDKSLKIKDVPDNISVFVPTVPNITTGFYLIMPRSEVIEIPITIDAALRTIVSGGIISPEWQTAKAS from the coding sequence ATGAGAAAAAATCTTATTGCGGGGGCAATAGCTTTATTGCCGATAGGGTTGACCATTTTTGTTTTCTGGTTCCTTATCGATAAGTTCGGCGGTATTTTCTCTAATTGTTTTAAGTTAATACCGGGTGTTTGCACGCTACATCCGTTTATTCATTCTTTTATGGGGTTTTTGGCGTTTGTGATTGTTGTGTGGATAATAGGCGCAATTGCAACGAGTTACATCGGACACAGGTTTTTTGTTTTATGGGAATCAATTATGATAAAGGTTCCGTTTATTCGTCCGATATATGCTGCCGGTCGTCAATTGTCGGATGCATTATCGATAGATAAAGCAAAATCTGCATTTAAGAGTGTCGTGATAGTGGAGTTTCCGCGTAAAGGTGTTTATTCTATGGGGTTTCTTACGAATGATAAATCTTTAAAAATTAAGGACGTTCCTGATAACATAAGCGTATTTGTTCCTACTGTTCCGAATATTACAACGGGGTTCTATTTAATAATGCCGCGTTCGGAAGTAATTGAAATTCCGATTACAATAGATGCGGCATTACGGACAATCGTTTCCGGAGGGATAATTTCGCCGGAATGGCAAACAGCTAAAGCATCTTAG
- the mltG gene encoding endolytic transglycosylase MltG has protein sequence MTFLLISLLCAQPVSQQTNGGQAFDEAGVKISKGESVAEMANKLHSAEIINSKFWFRVYAKLTQADRKIKAGYYVLRKPSSIKSVLRKMILGETSDIKVTIPEGFMLKEIGVLLSEKVGVDTGEFFSLVYDTAYIHKFKINASSLEGYLFPETYLIPYGASAKEIIPRFINEFFSVFTDSLQKRAAKMSFSPEKIITLASLIEKETSCDSEKPIISGVYYKRLKKGMLLQCDPTVQYVLTSHKTDLSYKDLKVDSKYNTYLYKGLPPGPICSPGKKSIVAALWPQDTPYLYFVSQGKTHIFSKNNEEHNIAKAKAKAIRKNT, from the coding sequence ATGACATTTTTACTTATTAGTCTTTTATGTGCGCAACCGGTATCTCAACAAACAAACGGCGGGCAGGCTTTTGACGAGGCAGGGGTAAAAATCTCAAAGGGAGAATCCGTTGCCGAGATGGCGAACAAATTACATTCTGCAGAGATAATAAACTCCAAGTTTTGGTTCAGGGTTTATGCCAAACTTACACAGGCTGACCGCAAAATAAAAGCAGGATACTATGTTTTAAGAAAACCATCTTCTATAAAGAGCGTTCTTAGAAAAATGATACTTGGCGAAACTTCGGACATAAAAGTTACCATACCGGAAGGGTTTATGTTGAAAGAAATAGGCGTTTTATTGTCTGAAAAAGTTGGAGTAGACACCGGCGAGTTTTTTTCTCTCGTTTATGATACGGCATATATACATAAATTTAAGATAAATGCTTCTTCTTTGGAAGGGTATCTGTTTCCGGAGACTTATTTAATTCCTTATGGCGCAAGCGCTAAAGAAATTATTCCCCGCTTTATTAACGAATTTTTTTCTGTATTTACGGATTCTTTGCAAAAAAGAGCTGCTAAAATGTCTTTTTCTCCTGAAAAAATCATAACATTAGCATCTCTTATTGAAAAAGAAACGAGTTGCGATTCTGAAAAACCAATTATATCAGGGGTATATTACAAAAGGTTAAAAAAGGGAATGCTTCTTCAATGTGACCCTACCGTTCAATATGTGTTGACTTCTCACAAAACTGATTTAAGTTACAAAGACTTAAAAGTGGATTCAAAATATAATACTTATTTATACAAAGGTTTGCCGCCCGGTCCTATATGTTCTCCCGGGAAAAAGTCTATTGTTGCCGCATTGTGGCCACAGGATACGCCTTATTTATATTTTGTTTCTCAAGGGAAAACACATATATTCTCAAAAAACAATGAAGAACATAATATTGCAAAAGCAAAAGCAAAGGCAATTAGGAAAAACACATAA
- the bamA gene encoding outer membrane protein assembly factor BamA: MNKLFISFVFLGFFATTLFADMIVDIKAQGIRRVSTDAIISISGLEIGSELTPESVQKAIKQLYAGGLFETVAIGADKMGNGVTVTVNVKEWPIVLKVSFKGNKKFKAKSLIEICQLKEFSIASESAIFDAVVKIRQAYEKEGFYAVNISPDIKEEEGRAKVKFIIKEGNKIKVKEVIIDGNYAFSDKKIRKLMKNRAKYWWPWSGKFNKTEFNEDPSRVVNFYQSNGYPHCQLVSADIVPVGKGEWANLRVEISEGKPVYFGNISFEGNEFLKTENLKTKLKFKKGTLYSKDKLSRTLEEIYGLYSDYGYLYLSIDPCETLDSLSIQETVDITFKIKEGIPARVHKIEIASNLTTHDNVIRRELTIFPGEIFSRKKLIVSQRKIFNLGFFKNVTVDTRQASDSGDIDLILNIEEKAAGQASAGASYYPKYGIVGNLSLSTPNLRGMGEYLSISYEKGQSIENITLGYQKPWLFDSPMSLGFNVYKSTTAMSSYNLRKIGGNTTLGFQVPRLDYTKASVSYTLENVGLAGETGNLTRWYLDQEGIRSMVGFGLVRDSRDNFLNPTTGSRNSCNVAFSGGIFGGDINYHKETFESVTYHKLFWRFVLGMRSKIGVINGYTSGDNVPVYEKFILGGIGDWGLRGYKDWEIGPRLNGEIVGGNFASLFTIEAKLAFDENMYPLIFFDAGNTWPDFKSANLQGLRKGVGAGFRIEIPMMGLIGFDMGYGIDAVPRDWEFHLQMGRTF; this comes from the coding sequence ATGAATAAATTATTTATCTCTTTTGTCTTTTTAGGTTTTTTTGCCACTACTTTATTTGCAGATATGATTGTTGACATAAAAGCTCAAGGGATAAGGCGGGTTAGCACGGATGCGATTATTTCAATATCGGGATTAGAAATAGGCAGCGAACTTACTCCTGAAAGTGTTCAAAAAGCGATAAAACAATTGTATGCGGGAGGACTATTTGAGACAGTTGCGATTGGTGCCGACAAAATGGGTAATGGGGTAACAGTTACCGTTAACGTGAAAGAATGGCCAATTGTCCTTAAAGTTAGTTTCAAAGGTAATAAAAAATTTAAGGCCAAGTCACTTATTGAAATATGTCAATTAAAAGAATTTAGTATTGCCTCGGAATCTGCAATATTTGATGCGGTTGTTAAAATTCGCCAGGCATATGAAAAAGAAGGTTTCTATGCGGTTAATATTAGTCCGGATATTAAAGAAGAAGAAGGGAGAGCTAAAGTAAAGTTTATAATAAAGGAAGGGAACAAGATTAAAGTAAAGGAAGTAATAATTGATGGGAATTATGCATTTTCCGATAAAAAAATAAGAAAACTAATGAAAAACAGAGCTAAGTATTGGTGGCCATGGAGCGGCAAATTTAATAAAACTGAGTTTAATGAAGACCCGTCAAGAGTCGTTAATTTTTATCAATCAAATGGCTATCCTCATTGCCAGCTTGTTTCGGCAGATATCGTTCCTGTTGGGAAGGGCGAATGGGCTAATCTTCGCGTAGAAATCTCCGAAGGGAAGCCGGTTTATTTTGGCAACATCTCATTCGAGGGCAATGAATTCCTGAAAACGGAGAACTTAAAAACGAAACTAAAATTCAAAAAAGGAACGCTGTATTCCAAAGACAAGTTATCTAGAACTCTGGAAGAAATATATGGTCTATATAGTGATTATGGATACTTATACCTAAGCATAGATCCTTGCGAGACATTAGATAGCTTAAGCATTCAGGAAACGGTAGATATAACTTTCAAAATAAAAGAAGGTATTCCGGCAAGGGTACACAAAATAGAAATTGCTTCCAACCTTACAACTCATGATAATGTAATTCGTAGAGAATTGACAATTTTTCCGGGGGAAATATTTTCCCGTAAGAAACTAATAGTATCGCAAAGAAAGATTTTCAATTTGGGCTTTTTTAAGAACGTAACGGTAGATACTCGTCAAGCAAGCGATTCTGGGGATATTGATTTGATTTTAAACATAGAAGAGAAGGCAGCCGGGCAAGCTTCTGCCGGAGCGAGCTACTATCCAAAGTATGGGATAGTAGGAAATCTGTCTTTAAGTACGCCAAATTTGAGAGGGATGGGGGAATATTTGTCTATTAGTTATGAGAAGGGGCAGAGCATAGAGAATATAACTTTAGGATATCAGAAACCATGGTTGTTTGATTCCCCAATGAGTTTGGGGTTTAATGTGTATAAAAGCACGACAGCTATGTCGAGCTATAACTTACGTAAAATAGGTGGGAATACTACGTTAGGATTTCAGGTGCCTAGATTGGATTATACGAAAGCTTCCGTGTCATATACATTGGAAAATGTTGGTCTTGCGGGGGAAACTGGGAATTTAACTCGTTGGTATTTGGACCAGGAAGGGATAAGGAGTATGGTAGGATTTGGATTGGTTCGCGATTCTAGAGACAACTTTTTAAATCCAACGACAGGAAGTCGCAACAGTTGTAATGTAGCGTTTTCCGGTGGAATTTTTGGAGGGGACATAAATTATCATAAAGAAACATTTGAAAGTGTCACATACCATAAGTTATTCTGGAGGTTTGTGTTGGGGATGAGGAGTAAAATAGGCGTAATAAATGGGTATACATCAGGAGATAATGTTCCGGTGTATGAGAAGTTTATTCTTGGAGGAATAGGCGACTGGGGGCTCAGAGGGTATAAAGATTGGGAAATTGGCCCTCGTTTGAATGGAGAGATAGTAGGCGGCAATTTTGCATCACTGTTTACAATAGAGGCAAAACTTGCATTTGATGAAAATATGTACCCATTGATATTTTTTGATGCCGGGAATACATGGCCGGATTTCAAGAGTGCAAATTTGCAGGGTTTAAGAAAAGGTGTCGGAGCTGGATTCAGAATAGAGATACCAATGATGGGGTTAATTGGTTTTGATATGGGGTATGGAATAGATGCCGTGCCACGAGATTGGGAATTTCATTTACAGATGGGGAGGACATTTTGA
- a CDS encoding OmpH family outer membrane protein yields the protein MRIRQLRHKKTQNFVVVFFCLFAFGYNAYSASGGAEIKMGYIDSNRLLNEYKGKDELKVKLQKQLEKWEKDAIAQKEKIQKLIKEFESQGAMLSDDAKARKQKDIEQKQMEYETFVQKIWGAEGEAKKINEEVMKPVVDKVNIILQRIGKEREYSIIFDVASTGVVYAKEGMDLTNEVVDEINKEFAPVSAAKADTGRTYFCVMRLKENSEASKYTDSNTMVKYIKGGLNGSKDAKYKLVEPNIFNAALEQVNIGGKKEEDLTPEEAAKVGEYANANIVIIGSVERIGESVTLRCKVVNVSDSRILADVSETSRTSETTDLNNMTNKIITKIIEKLKK from the coding sequence ATGAGAATAAGGCAGTTAAGACACAAAAAAACTCAGAATTTCGTTGTTGTTTTCTTTTGCTTGTTTGCATTTGGTTATAATGCTTATTCCGCCTCAGGCGGAGCAGAAATAAAGATGGGGTATATAGATTCCAACCGTCTTTTAAATGAATACAAAGGGAAAGACGAGCTTAAAGTTAAACTTCAGAAACAACTAGAAAAATGGGAAAAAGATGCAATAGCCCAAAAAGAGAAAATACAAAAACTCATAAAGGAATTTGAAAGCCAGGGCGCTATGTTGTCTGATGATGCAAAAGCTCGCAAACAAAAAGACATAGAACAAAAACAAATGGAATATGAAACATTTGTGCAAAAAATATGGGGAGCCGAAGGGGAGGCAAAAAAGATAAATGAAGAAGTAATGAAACCCGTTGTAGATAAAGTGAATATTATCCTGCAAAGAATAGGCAAAGAAAGAGAGTATAGCATAATATTTGACGTTGCTTCTACTGGGGTTGTATACGCAAAAGAAGGTATGGATTTGACCAACGAAGTAGTTGACGAAATAAATAAAGAATTTGCTCCGGTTAGTGCCGCAAAAGCAGATACCGGCAGGACTTATTTTTGTGTTATGAGACTTAAAGAAAACAGTGAAGCATCAAAATATACGGATAGTAACACAATGGTCAAATACATAAAAGGAGGATTAAACGGTTCAAAAGATGCTAAATATAAGTTAGTAGAACCCAATATATTTAATGCTGCCTTAGAACAAGTAAATATTGGCGGCAAGAAAGAAGAAGATTTGACTCCCGAAGAAGCAGCTAAAGTAGGAGAATATGCAAATGCAAATATTGTAATAATAGGCTCGGTAGAAAGGATAGGGGAGTCGGTAACGTTAAGGTGCAAGGTTGTAAATGTCTCTGATTCACGAATACTTGCGGATGTATCTGAGACAAGTCGAACATCGGAAACAACCGATTTGAATAATATGACGAATAAAATCATAACGAAAATAATTGAAAAACTAAAGAAATAA
- the lpxD gene encoding UDP-3-O-(3-hydroxymyristoyl)glucosamine N-acyltransferase yields MKLKEIAEFVKGVLTGPADLEIVGIARIEEAKTGELTWFSHPRYKKWLSKTQASCVVVLNREDISEVNTIEVESLAVAMESLLLKFYPLTPLPTAGISTLSKIGKNVKAGKNISVGDFVCIGYETEIGDNTIIMDGAYIGNKVKIGKNCQIHPNAVIKEDVFLGDRVVIGAGTVVGSDGFAYNRIASGYKRMPHRGGVILEDDVEVGANSTIDKSVVGNTIVKKGTKLDNLVHVAHNVIIGENTILCAQVGIAGSVNIGNNVVIAGQAGVPDHITVGDNVVIAAQSGVTKDIPEGITVSGFPARPHIESNRAYSLLIDLPDLFKRVKKLEEQSPPRRDVPCKQQ; encoded by the coding sequence ATGAAACTTAAAGAAATAGCGGAATTTGTGAAAGGCGTATTAACCGGTCCGGCAGATTTAGAAATTGTCGGGATAGCAAGGATAGAAGAAGCTAAAACAGGAGAACTGACATGGTTTTCGCATCCGAGATATAAAAAATGGTTAAGCAAGACACAAGCTTCGTGTGTTGTTGTTTTGAACAGAGAGGATATTTCAGAAGTCAATACGATAGAAGTTGAAAGTTTAGCCGTTGCGATGGAATCTCTTTTGCTAAAATTTTATCCGTTAACTCCTTTGCCTACAGCTGGCATAAGTACATTATCTAAAATAGGGAAAAACGTAAAAGCAGGAAAGAACATAAGTGTAGGAGACTTTGTTTGCATAGGATACGAAACAGAAATTGGTGATAACACTATCATAATGGATGGGGCGTACATAGGCAATAAAGTAAAAATAGGAAAGAACTGTCAGATTCATCCAAACGCCGTTATAAAAGAAGATGTGTTTCTTGGAGATAGAGTTGTAATTGGAGCAGGGACAGTAGTAGGAAGCGACGGGTTTGCATATAACCGCATAGCAAGCGGATATAAAAGAATGCCACATCGTGGAGGAGTTATTTTGGAAGATGATGTAGAAGTTGGAGCAAATTCAACGATCGATAAATCCGTTGTTGGCAATACAATTGTAAAAAAAGGTACAAAACTTGACAATCTTGTTCACGTTGCCCACAATGTAATAATTGGGGAAAACACTATTCTTTGCGCACAGGTTGGCATTGCGGGAAGTGTCAATATCGGCAACAATGTGGTTATTGCGGGACAGGCGGGAGTGCCGGATCATATAACAGTAGGAGATAATGTTGTTATTGCTGCTCAATCTGGCGTAACAAAAGATATCCCCGAGGGCATTACGGTATCAGGTTTTCCGGCGCGGCCGCATATAGAATCTAATCGCGCATATAGTTTGCTAATTGACTTGCCTGATTTATTTAAAAGGGTTAAAAAACTCGAAGAACAATCACCGCCGAGGCGGGATGTCCCATGCAAGCAACAATAA
- the lpxC gene encoding UDP-3-O-acyl-N-acetylglucosamine deacetylase — protein sequence MQATIKKIISFEGIGIHTGTYGKMVVMPAPENTGIVFNCNGHSIPASIDYVCDTIHGVNLKHNNIEIKSCEHILSTLYGMGITNAIIELIEGKEIPAMDGSSKAFVESIEIATQTIAKRVVKPTEPIFMTTKDSAIFLSPADEFKISFVAEYNYPGFTPQYKSLVISPEVYANEIAPSRTYTFTGWVENLKKQGLIQGGSMENALIMDENGALNGLRFPDEPVRHKMLDIIGDIALAGVSLKCWIFGIKSGHSLNCELARRLKCSLI from the coding sequence ATGCAAGCAACAATAAAAAAAATTATTTCTTTTGAAGGGATAGGCATACATACTGGAACATATGGTAAAATGGTTGTAATGCCTGCCCCTGAAAATACCGGTATAGTATTTAATTGTAATGGGCATAGCATTCCCGCAAGCATAGATTACGTTTGCGACACCATTCACGGAGTAAATTTAAAACATAATAACATAGAAATTAAGAGTTGTGAGCATATTTTATCCACTCTTTACGGTATGGGCATAACGAATGCAATTATAGAATTGATAGAAGGAAAAGAGATACCGGCCATGGATGGCAGCAGCAAAGCTTTTGTCGAATCGATAGAAATAGCAACGCAAACCATTGCTAAAAGAGTGGTTAAACCGACGGAACCTATTTTTATGACAACGAAAGATTCTGCTATATTTTTATCCCCCGCCGATGAATTTAAAATATCTTTTGTTGCAGAATATAATTACCCGGGATTTACCCCTCAATATAAAAGCCTTGTTATATCGCCGGAGGTATATGCGAACGAAATAGCGCCATCACGTACATACACATTTACAGGATGGGTGGAGAATCTAAAAAAACAAGGACTTATTCAGGGGGGCAGTATGGAGAACGCTCTGATAATGGACGAAAATGGAGCATTGAATGGACTCAGGTTCCCAGATGAGCCGGTTAGACATAAGATGCTCGACATTATTGGCGATATTGCCTTGGCAGGGGTAAGCCTTAAATGTTGGATATTTGGAATAAAATCCGGACATAGTTTAAATTGTGAACTCGCAAGGAGGTTGAAATGCAGTTTGATATAA
- the fabZ gene encoding 3-hydroxyacyl-ACP dehydratase FabZ: protein MQFDIRDILKIMPHRYPMLLVDKIVALDDNSVIGEKCVTINEPFFMGHFPGHPIMPGVLIIESMAQVGGFLLLHRVKDKKDKVVYFLKIDGVRFRHPVLPGDVLRSELELLKYREGLCVMSAKAYVKDVLVAEGEFTAKVMDK from the coding sequence ATGCAGTTTGATATAAGAGATATTTTAAAAATAATGCCACACAGGTATCCTATGTTGCTTGTGGACAAAATAGTTGCTTTGGATGACAATTCTGTTATAGGCGAAAAGTGCGTTACCATAAACGAACCTTTCTTTATGGGGCATTTCCCGGGACATCCAATAATGCCGGGTGTTTTAATAATAGAATCAATGGCACAAGTAGGAGGCTTCTTGCTCTTACATAGAGTTAAGGATAAAAAGGATAAAGTGGTGTATTTTTTAAAAATAGACGGAGTAAGATTTAGGCATCCGGTTTTACCGGGAGATGTTTTAAGAAGTGAGCTTGAACTGCTTAAATATAGAGAAGGGCTTTGTGTGATGTCAGCCAAAGCTTATGTAAAAGATGTTCTTGTTGCGGAAGGCGAATTTACAGCAAAAGTAATGGATAAATAA
- a CDS encoding T9SS type A sorting domain-containing protein, which produces MSKYITVYLVCFLVCTIGVKAYGVGVEELCDTMALGFIGKYDTKAYILLQNSPNPFVKSTRIIYYIPERKKIMLTVYNLKGEIVKTALDKEQDRGWHAVSLCSNNKLPNGVYFYQIATPAYHQAGRILE; this is translated from the coding sequence ATGTCAAAATACATAACCGTATACTTAGTTTGTTTTTTAGTCTGTACGATAGGGGTAAAAGCTTATGGAGTTGGTGTCGAAGAATTATGTGATACTATGGCTTTAGGATTTATTGGAAAGTATGATACGAAAGCGTATATTCTTTTACAAAATTCTCCTAATCCTTTTGTTAAGAGCACAAGAATTATTTATTATATTCCCGAAAGGAAGAAAATTATGTTAACAGTTTATAATTTAAAAGGCGAAATAGTTAAAACAGCTTTGGATAAAGAACAAGATAGAGGTTGGCACGCGGTAAGTTTATGTTCAAACAACAAACTTCCGAATGGTGTTTATTTTTATCAGATAGCAACACCTGCCTACCATCAGGCAGGAAGGATTTTAGAATAG
- a CDS encoding PorV/PorQ family protein has translation MKKYVMEHPAMAVIGIVILFYSSIAMGDEVSGFDFLNLTSGAKYAGIAGCDFGTTGEVSAVFTNPAALQITPKAFGFGYSRYFEGIQSGYGVFAMPKYKGTVGIGIKYLNYGTFDGTLEGYTPDDTISNRFNFEAQSMVSTIGYSRVVGEKAFGVSAKAIYYNLAGFTGTAVAIDAGGTIAIKKYEGLTIGAVLHNVGVQTSKFDTASESLPFSASIGGNYLLFNKTALLSAQIKLPVKDTSVAKTLLSRIDKAVGIEWSATPSFIIRGGYNSSGKELDTGTGSLKEVITGLTFGIGIKTKVFILDYAIVPMGAIGVVNHISFSRSIPDSKHKKADKQVG, from the coding sequence ATGAAAAAATATGTTATGGAACATCCCGCTATGGCGGTGATAGGTATAGTTATACTTTTTTATTCTTCAATAGCAATGGGTGATGAAGTAAGCGGATTTGATTTCCTAAATCTGACCAGTGGGGCAAAATACGCAGGCATTGCCGGATGTGATTTTGGAACAACGGGAGAAGTATCAGCTGTTTTTACTAATCCTGCTGCTTTACAAATAACGCCAAAAGCATTTGGTTTTGGATATTCTCGTTATTTTGAAGGTATCCAAAGTGGATATGGGGTTTTTGCAATGCCAAAATATAAAGGAACTGTAGGCATAGGCATAAAGTATTTAAATTATGGTACTTTTGATGGTACCCTTGAAGGATATACGCCCGACGATACTATTTCGAACCGTTTTAATTTTGAGGCCCAGAGTATGGTATCAACAATTGGATACTCAAGAGTTGTTGGGGAAAAAGCTTTTGGGGTAAGCGCAAAGGCAATTTATTATAATCTTGCAGGGTTTACAGGAACGGCTGTGGCAATTGATGCAGGGGGAACGATAGCGATAAAAAAATATGAAGGACTTACAATAGGGGCTGTCTTGCATAATGTTGGGGTACAAACAAGCAAATTTGATACAGCCAGTGAAAGCTTGCCTTTTTCTGCTTCAATTGGAGGCAACTATTTATTATTTAATAAAACAGCATTGCTTTCTGCGCAGATTAAGTTGCCGGTTAAAGATACTTCTGTAGCAAAAACACTCTTATCGCGAATAGATAAAGCAGTTGGAATAGAATGGAGTGCGACCCCTTCCTTTATAATTAGGGGTGGCTATAATTCTTCAGGCAAAGAATTGGATACTGGTACCGGCTCACTAAAAGAAGTGATTACAGGGTTAACTTTTGGAATAGGGATTAAAACAAAAGTATTTATACTGGATTATGCCATAGTGCCTATGGGAGCTATTGGTGTCGTGAATCATATTTCTTTTAGTCGTTCTATTCCGGACTCAAAACATAAAAAAGCAGATAAACAAGTAGGATAA
- a CDS encoding peptidoglycan recognition family protein: MAGKRKVIKIYIHHSALSPDTGLEAIRELHIQRGFDDVGYHFVIEKNGDIRKGRDINTQGAHVKGDNTESIGICVCGNFEETYPTTIQIKTLVILIKKLFREFGELQVLGHKDFPLADTLCPGQHLYELLPDIRKKLRIQK; the protein is encoded by the coding sequence ATGGCGGGCAAAAGAAAAGTAATAAAAATTTATATTCATCATTCTGCTTTATCTCCGGATACTGGACTTGAAGCTATACGAGAACTGCATATTCAAAGAGGGTTTGATGATGTGGGATACCATTTTGTAATAGAAAAAAACGGAGACATTCGTAAAGGAAGAGATATAAATACGCAGGGAGCGCATGTGAAGGGAGATAATACAGAATCTATTGGTATATGCGTTTGTGGAAACTTCGAGGAAACGTATCCAACTACAATACAAATAAAAACCTTAGTAATACTTATAAAAAAGCTTTTTAGAGAATTCGGAGAATTGCAGGTATTAGGGCATAAAGATTTTCCATTGGCTGATACATTATGTCCCGGGCAACATTTGTATGAATTATTGCCGGATATTAGAAAGAAATTACGGATACAAAAATAA